One Rosa chinensis cultivar Old Blush chromosome 3, RchiOBHm-V2, whole genome shotgun sequence DNA window includes the following coding sequences:
- the LOC112194398 gene encoding PR5-like receptor kinase: MRYQTKNVVDSRPSPVQIGFWYCTELDKGYEKLILKLIIGAVASSLAAVIIFCCFLWKKKNQSCQMLEAFLRNYGPLQVKRFSYSDVKKMTNSFKEKLGQGGYGDVYKGELKDGRLVVVKILNRSKGDGEDFMNEVAAISRTSHVNIVSLLGFCFECSKRALIYEFMPNGSLEKFIFDANNPQKDHHLGWEALYVISLGIARGLEYLHRGCNTKILHFDIKPHNILLDENFGTLKGLSIYIEIKLKLRISREQEALENKKLLRINSHTLHSIYRGIFIQP, encoded by the exons ATGAGGTATCAAACCAAGAATGTTGTCGATTCCAGACCTTCACCGGTGCAGATTGGGTTTTGGTACTGTACTGAACTCGACAAag GATATGAGAAATTGATACTGAAGCTCATAATAG GTGCGGTGGCTAGTTCTCTGGCTGCAGTGATTATCTTTTGttgcttcctttggaagaagaaaaaccagaGTTGTCAAATGTTGGAGGCCTTTCTAAGGAACTACGGGCCACTTCAAGTTAAAAGATTCAGTTATTCGGATGTCAAAAAAATGACCAACTCATTCAAGGAAAAGTTGGGGCAAGGGGGCTATGGTGATGTTTACAAAGGAGAGTTAAAAGATGGTCGTCTTGTAGTAGTGAAGATCTTGAACAGATCAAAAGGTGATGGAGAAGACTTTATGAACGAGGTCGCAGCCATTAGTAGAACTTCACATGTCAACATTGTCAGCTTGTTGGGATTTTGCTTCGAGTGTTCAAAAAGAGCTCTCATCTATGAATTCATGCCTAATGGATCTCTTGAGAAGTTCATATTTGATGCAAATAACCCCCAAAAAGATCATCATTTGGGATGGGAAGCATTATATGTAATTTCACTTGGTATTGCTCGTGGACTGGAGTATTTACATCGTGGATGCAACACAAAAATTTTGCATTTTGACATTAAGCCTCATAATATTCTTCTGGATGAGAActtt GGAACCTTAAAGGGCTTATCCATATACATAGAGATCAAG TTGAAACTAAGAATCTCTAGAGAACAAGAAGCTTTAGAGAATAAGAAGCTTTTGAGGATTAATTCTCACACCCTTCATTCAATATACAGAGGCATATTTATACAACCCTAA